Proteins from one Ipomoea triloba cultivar NCNSP0323 chromosome 1, ASM357664v1 genomic window:
- the LOC116033568 gene encoding ornithine aminotransferase, mitochondrial — protein sequence MATRRPLQRILSRVGSVRNFSSAQPEANSASPSQHLIGLESECSAHNYHPIPIVFSRAKGSTVWDPEGNMYLDFLSAYSAVNQGHCHPRIMNALVKQAENLTLSSRAFYNDKFPVFAERLTSMFGYDMALPMNTGAEGVETALKLSKKWGYIKKGIPKDEAIIVSCCGCFHGRTLAAISMSCDNEATRGFWPLLPGNLKVDFGDAAALERVFKEKGDRIAGFLFEPIQGEAGVIIPPDGYLKAVRDLCSKFNILMIADEIQSGLARSGRMLACDWEGVRPDVIILGKALGGGVLPVSAVLADKDVMLCIQPGEHGSTFGGNPLASAVAIASLDVIRDEGLAERSAQMGEQLRLQLTKIQQRFPEFIKEIRGRGLFNAVELNSKALFPVTAYDVCLKLKERGILAKPTHDTIIRLTPPLSMSDHELQQGSEALHDVLELDLPKMQKEKPTTPSHAASVNVCDRCGRNL from the exons ATGGCGACAAGGAGGCCTTTGCAGCGTATCTTGAGCAGAGTAGGAAGCGTTCGGAATTTCTCTAGCGCCCAACCTGAAGCAAATTCAGCTTCCCCTTCTCAACACCTCATTGGCTTGGAGTCTGAGTGCAGTGCTCACAA TTaccatccaattcccattgttTTTTCTCGGGCAAAGGGATCGACTGTCTGGGATCCAGAAGGGAACATGTATCTGGACTTCCTCTCAGCTTATTCTGCTGTCAATCAG GGGCATTGTCATCCCAGGATCATGAACGCACTAGTGAAACAGGCTGAAAATCTCACTCTTAGTTCAAGAGCATTTTATAATGACAAATTTCCAGTATTTGCCGAACGCCTTACCAGCATGTTTGGATACGACATGGCACTACCAATGAATACTGGAGCAGAAGGAGTAGAGACAGCTTTGAAGTTGTCAAAGAAATGGGGATACATTAAGAAAGGAATACCGAAAGATGAG GCTATAATTGTCTCGTGCTGTGGTTGCTTCCATGGACGTACACTGGCTGCTATATCCATGAGCTGTGACAACGAGGCAACTCGTGGATTTTGGCCCTTGTTGCCCGGCAATCTTAAAGTTGATTTTGGTGATGCAGCTGCCCTTGAGAGGGTATTTAAGG AGAAAGGAGATCGGATAGCTGGTTTTTTGTTTGAACCCATCCAAGGAGAGGCAGGG GTTATAATTCCCCCGGATGGCTATCTGAAAGCTGTTAGAGATCTTTGctcaaaatttaatattctaATGATTGCTGATGAGATACAAAGTGGGCTAGCCCGATCTGGAAGAATGCTGGCCTGTGATTGGGAAGGGGTCCGCCCTGATGTCATA ATATTGGGAAAAGCATTGGGTGGTGGAGTGTTACCTGTAAGCGCGGTGCTAGCAGACAAAGATGTTATGCTTTGTATTCAGCCCGGAGAGCATGGAAg TACTTTCGGGGGGAATCCTTTGGCCAGCGCTGTTGCCATTGCATCTCTAGACGTGATAAGAGATGAAGGACTTGCAGAGAG ATCTGCTCAGATGGGAGAGCAGCTCAGGCTCCAGCTAACGAAGATTCAGCAGCGGTTTCCTGAATTCATAAAGGAAATTCGAGGAAGAGGCTTGTTCAATGCGGTAGAGCTGAACAGCAAGGCCTTGTTTCCCGTGACTGCTTACGACGTATGCCTAAAGCTGAAGGAGAGAGGGATTCTTGCCAAGCCAACTCATGATACTATAATACGTTTGACGCCCCCTCTTTCAATGAG TGACCATGAGCTTCAGCAAGGCTCAGAGGCATTGCATGACGTTTTGGAGCTCGATCTACCAAAGATGCAGAAAGAAAAGCCAACGACGCCATCCCATGCTGCATCTGTTAATGTATGCGACCGGTGTGGGCGCAATTTGTAG